In one window of Sulfolobales archaeon DNA:
- a CDS encoding extracellular solute-binding protein: protein MMSPISRRDLLKSLSILAVGGLTGYLVGSIYPATGYISSPASRSEYELRIYNWQAYLNKDIVIPYFIGIEYRNGRGVKVVYDEFNNAEEAYARLSLGGYSYDVFNLGIEVMYKALKANLLEKLDHRKIPNITNIDPWIMELLRIKYPEEIDLSDYGIPYMWGTTGIVYNKKILGVDVESLHQLFDAEFLKRYSKRIFMIDDPITVTMVTLIYLGRDFTDPKSYTRESLEEVYQTLKSITGYIVFLTTDQLIQELTRESMYAGVAWNGDALQAIVENNNLIYRIPEEGSDLWVDMWTIASNARNKDLGYDWINITLDPWIASLNTLAINYANPIPSSKEYLPESIINNPAIYPEEDSVRRLKVFRPLTKEETDNIAEIVWSRIAGRI, encoded by the coding sequence ATGATGAGTCCGATAAGCAGAAGGGATCTACTGAAAAGCTTATCTATCCTCGCTGTAGGAGGCTTAACTGGTTATCTTGTAGGAAGCATCTACCCAGCTACAGGATATATATCATCACCAGCTTCTAGGAGTGAGTATGAGCTTAGAATATATAATTGGCAGGCTTATCTGAACAAAGATATTGTCATACCATACTTCATAGGTATCGAATATCGTAATGGTAGAGGTGTGAAGGTTGTATATGATGAGTTTAACAATGCTGAAGAAGCGTATGCCAGACTCTCTTTGGGAGGCTACTCCTATGATGTATTCAACCTAGGTATTGAGGTTATGTATAAGGCTCTTAAAGCTAATCTTCTCGAAAAATTAGATCACAGGAAAATACCTAATATCACAAATATAGATCCGTGGATCATGGAATTACTCAGGATCAAATATCCCGAGGAAATAGATCTAAGCGATTATGGAATTCCATATATGTGGGGTACGACTGGAATAGTTTATAACAAGAAGATCCTTGGTGTAGATGTGGAAAGCCTTCATCAGCTTTTCGATGCAGAGTTTCTAAAAAGATATAGTAAAAGAATATTCATGATAGACGATCCTATAACGGTTACCATGGTGACGTTGATATACCTAGGCAGAGATTTCACAGATCCTAAAAGTTATACGAGAGAATCTCTTGAAGAAGTTTATCAAACACTAAAAAGTATTACTGGGTACATAGTATTTCTAACAACAGACCAGCTGATCCAAGAGCTTACTAGAGAGAGCATGTATGCCGGAGTTGCATGGAATGGAGACGCTTTGCAAGCTATTGTTGAGAACAACAATCTCATCTATAGAATACCTGAGGAAGGAAGTGATCTGTGGGTTGACATGTGGACTATAGCCTCTAACGCGAGAAATAAGGATCTGGGGTATGACTGGATTAACATAACTTTAGATCCTTGGATAGCATCTCTGAATACTCTTGCGATAAACTATGCGAATCCTATACCCAGCTCTAAAGAATATCTTCCTGAAAGCATTATCAATAATCCAGCAATATACCCGGAGGAGGATAGTGTGAGGAGATTAAAAGTATTCAGACCACTCACAAAGGAGGAGACTGATAATATTGCAGAAATAGTTTGGTCGAGAATAGCTGGAAGGATCTAA
- a CDS encoding minichromosome maintenance protein MCM, which produces MSSEITQELASRETLEKFREAVLELLESFSDESGNLKYRERVSEALRRGRRSVAIDFMDIYAFNEDLAKFLRNEPLRAIKEIFQPALDSYVRSEFNVEVSLKPRFRQLPESYRIRDLRNEHLEKLIQIDGIVVRMTPPKQRISRAVFVHSECGGKFEVEVDREYFEMPRTCPLCQSSKGSFEMIEEENIYVDYQKIVVSEMPEEIPPGHMPRQLTIVLEEDLVDIARPGDRVSITGVLRLARDRAVSRKRAIRSVYDAELYASNIELSHKGIEQVELTERDIEEIRRLARDPMIRRRIIASIAPTIYGLWDIKEAIALLLFGGVPKYREDGTRVRGDIHVLIIGDPGTAKSQLLQFTSKIAPRGIFTTGRGSTAAGLTASVLRDKTTGEYYLEAGALVLGDLGVVCIDEIDKMREEDRVAIHEALEQQTVSISKAGIHATLNARASVLAAGNPKYGRYEDDRHITDNINLPVTILSRFDLIFVLKDKPSPEEDRRLASYIVEAHSRYDEIKPSIDPQLLKKYIAYARTHVKPVLSDEARKMLVDFFVEMRRAAAESKGSTPISITARQMESLIRLAEAHARMALKEVVDVEDASEAIRMMLLVLSNVGLDIETKEIDIDSIMTGKPLSKRRKIHEIEDVIRQITKIEGKTCAPLNEIINRLQQQNIPQEEIERLLNTLYREGIVSQVKIHCYRLVE; this is translated from the coding sequence ATGTCTAGCGAGATAACGCAAGAGTTAGCGTCAAGAGAAACCTTAGAGAAATTTAGAGAGGCGGTATTAGAGTTATTAGAAAGCTTCTCCGATGAATCTGGAAATCTTAAATATCGTGAGAGAGTTTCAGAAGCTCTGAGAAGAGGAAGAAGATCTGTAGCCATAGACTTCATGGATATCTACGCTTTCAACGAGGATCTAGCAAAGTTCTTGAGAAATGAACCTCTAAGAGCTATCAAAGAGATCTTTCAACCTGCATTGGATTCATACGTAAGGTCTGAATTTAATGTAGAAGTATCTCTAAAGCCTAGATTCAGACAGCTTCCAGAGTCCTATAGAATTAGGGATTTAAGAAACGAACATCTAGAGAAACTCATACAGATCGATGGAATCGTGGTTAGAATGACCCCTCCAAAGCAGAGAATCTCTAGAGCTGTGTTCGTACATTCGGAATGTGGAGGTAAGTTTGAGGTTGAAGTTGATCGAGAGTATTTTGAGATGCCCAGAACATGTCCTCTATGTCAGTCTTCGAAAGGCTCTTTTGAAATGATCGAAGAAGAGAATATCTATGTAGACTACCAAAAGATCGTGGTTTCGGAGATGCCTGAGGAGATACCTCCAGGCCATATGCCGAGACAACTTACAATAGTCTTAGAAGAAGATCTTGTAGATATAGCCAGACCTGGTGATAGAGTCTCTATAACAGGAGTTCTGAGACTGGCTAGAGATAGAGCTGTGTCTAGAAAGAGAGCAATAAGATCTGTCTACGATGCAGAACTTTATGCAAGCAACATAGAATTAAGCCATAAAGGAATTGAACAGGTAGAGCTTACAGAGAGAGATATAGAAGAGATCAGAAGACTTGCTCGCGACCCTATGATTAGGAGAAGAATTATAGCAAGTATTGCACCGACGATCTATGGTTTATGGGATATTAAGGAAGCCATAGCACTGCTACTCTTCGGAGGAGTACCTAAGTATAGAGAAGATGGTACGAGAGTAAGAGGTGATATACATGTTCTCATAATAGGAGACCCCGGTACTGCTAAATCTCAACTGCTTCAATTCACATCTAAGATAGCTCCTAGAGGGATATTCACTACAGGAAGAGGTTCTACAGCTGCAGGACTTACAGCTTCTGTTTTGAGAGATAAAACAACCGGAGAATACTATCTAGAAGCCGGAGCTTTAGTTCTAGGAGATCTTGGTGTCGTATGTATAGATGAGATAGATAAGATGAGGGAAGAAGATCGTGTTGCCATACATGAAGCTCTTGAACAACAGACTGTATCAATATCTAAGGCAGGCATCCATGCCACATTAAATGCTAGAGCATCTGTTCTAGCTGCTGGCAATCCAAAGTATGGAAGGTATGAAGATGATAGGCATATCACGGATAATATAAATCTCCCTGTCACAATACTCTCAAGATTCGATCTTATATTTGTGTTGAAAGATAAGCCAAGTCCTGAGGAGGACAGAAGACTTGCATCATACATTGTAGAGGCACACTCTAGATATGATGAGATCAAACCCTCTATAGATCCTCAACTTCTTAAGAAGTACATAGCTTATGCCAGAACTCATGTGAAGCCTGTACTAAGCGATGAAGCTAGGAAAATGCTAGTAGACTTTTTTGTAGAGATGAGAAGAGCTGCTGCTGAGAGTAAGGGATCTACTCCTATTAGTATCACCGCTAGACAGATGGAATCTCTGATAAGACTTGCAGAAGCTCACGCTAGAATGGCTCTTAAAGAGGTTGTAGATGTAGAGGATGCTTCTGAAGCTATTAGAATGATGCTTCTAGTCTTGAGTAATGTTGGACTTGATATAGAGACTAAAGAGATCGATATAGACAGTATTATGACTGGAAAACCTTTGAGCAAGAGAAGGAAGATTCATGAAATAGAAGATGTTATAAGACAGATTACAAAGATCGAGGGTAAAACCTGTGCTCCATTAAACGAAATCATAAATAGGCTTCAGCAGCAGAACATACCTCAAGAAGAGATTGAAAGACTTCTGAATACATTATATAGAGAAGGTATAGTATCCCAGGTGAAGATACATTGTTATAGACTTGTAGAGTGA
- a CDS encoding redox-regulated ATPase YchF: MVAQSSILIGIIGKTNVGKSTLFSAMTMIPVKIENRPFVTIEPNIGIGYVRKVCAHVSLNLPRCDARNSICVNGNRFIPVKLMDVAGLIRGAHEGRGLGNKFLDDLRQADLLIHVIDAAGSTDREGNPVKPGSYDPYDDVLDIEREIDLWMYSIIRRDWDKFSRGLDHLSPSDAHTRLAQRLSGLSIKLNHVVQALEETDLARKKFSSWTEEDLLIFTTTLRKISKPTIIAANKADIPEARDLIKSLMERLKDRIIIPVSAEYELALRKASSQGLIRYIPGDEDFEISDMKRISAIQLKALEKIRSFMKIYGGTGVQKLLDTAVFNMLNMIVVYPVEDPNRYTDSSGAILPDALLVRRGATARDLAYMIHTDLGEGFLYAINARSKNRIGADYILEDGDVIKIVSTKKR; the protein is encoded by the coding sequence ATGGTTGCTCAATCAAGTATTCTGATAGGTATTATTGGTAAGACTAACGTCGGTAAATCCACGTTATTCTCGGCAATGACCATGATTCCTGTAAAAATAGAGAACAGACCTTTTGTCACTATAGAGCCTAACATAGGGATTGGATATGTGAGAAAGGTTTGCGCTCATGTATCTTTAAATCTACCTAGGTGCGACGCTAGAAATTCTATATGTGTGAATGGAAATAGATTTATTCCGGTGAAACTAATGGATGTAGCAGGCTTGATCAGAGGCGCTCATGAAGGGCGTGGCCTTGGAAACAAGTTTCTAGACGATCTAAGACAAGCAGATCTTCTAATACATGTTATAGATGCGGCAGGATCTACTGATCGTGAAGGTAATCCTGTAAAACCCGGATCCTATGATCCTTATGATGATGTGTTAGATATAGAGAGAGAAATAGATCTCTGGATGTATTCTATTATAAGAAGAGATTGGGATAAATTCTCAAGAGGTTTAGATCATCTTTCGCCATCAGACGCTCACACAAGACTCGCGCAGAGACTTTCAGGACTTTCAATAAAACTAAACCATGTGGTTCAAGCCTTAGAAGAAACTGATCTAGCGAGAAAGAAATTTTCCTCATGGACTGAAGAAGATCTCCTGATCTTCACAACAACTCTTAGAAAGATCTCGAAGCCTACCATAATAGCTGCGAACAAAGCCGACATTCCTGAGGCGCGAGATCTAATTAAAAGTCTCATGGAGAGACTTAAAGACAGAATTATAATACCAGTATCTGCAGAATACGAGCTAGCACTGAGAAAAGCTTCCTCACAGGGTTTGATAAGATACATACCAGGAGATGAGGATTTCGAGATCTCTGATATGAAGAGGATATCCGCTATTCAGTTAAAAGCTTTGGAGAAGATAAGATCTTTTATGAAGATCTATGGAGGTACTGGAGTTCAAAAATTATTAGATACAGCTGTTTTCAACATGCTTAACATGATTGTCGTATATCCTGTCGAGGATCCTAACAGATACACTGACTCATCAGGTGCCATACTTCCAGACGCGTTACTCGTTAGAAGAGGTGCTACAGCGAGAGATTTAGCATACATGATACATACGGATCTTGGGGAGGGATTTCTCTATGCTATTAACGCCAGGAGTAAGAATAGAATCGGAGCTGACTATATCTTAGAAGATGGTGATGTTATCAAGATCGTCTCTACGAAGAAAAGATAG
- a CDS encoding A24 family peptidase, giving the protein MISQDAIKWIGYLATVITLLIASYSDVKRREVDPRLWIFPSVAGLILIMLRLPIENDLISYLLIGLISPIIVLALSLMNLIGFADFIAMIVITLLLPKPFYGETLLPPSLVILLLSNIIYGVSMTPFIIRNIFFSRLILEKCNSLTKSLLVIITGLPMRSSTYISSGYFFPLLYPVRREDGYITWICRTSFDINEDPNTLKNEIRRLLNEGLINGDEILIVSWGAPYILFLLLGVLLYPLTASMIESFFRFLILHIAFFH; this is encoded by the coding sequence ATGATATCTCAAGATGCTATAAAGTGGATCGGTTATCTAGCTACAGTCATAACTCTTTTAATAGCATCATATAGCGATGTTAAAAGAAGAGAAGTAGATCCTAGGCTATGGATTTTTCCAAGCGTAGCAGGTTTGATTCTTATAATGCTAAGACTTCCAATTGAGAATGATCTGATCTCATATCTCTTGATAGGTTTGATCTCGCCAATAATAGTTCTAGCTCTATCTCTAATGAATCTAATAGGTTTCGCCGATTTTATAGCTATGATCGTTATAACCCTGCTACTGCCGAAGCCTTTCTATGGAGAGACTCTTCTTCCACCTTCTCTAGTAATCCTTCTACTCTCTAATATAATATACGGTGTCTCAATGACTCCTTTTATCATTAGAAACATTTTTTTCTCTAGATTAATATTAGAGAAGTGCAACTCCTTAACGAAGTCGCTTCTGGTAATAATTACAGGACTTCCTATGAGATCTAGCACTTATATAAGCTCAGGATACTTCTTTCCATTATTATATCCCGTTAGAAGAGAAGATGGATACATAACCTGGATCTGTAGAACAAGCTTTGACATTAATGAGGATCCTAATACTCTGAAAAATGAGATCAGAAGACTTCTCAATGAAGGCTTGATCAACGGTGACGAGATTTTGATAGTTTCTTGGGGAGCTCCATACATACTATTCTTACTACTAGGCGTCCTGCTATATCCTCTAACAGCTTCTATGATAGAGAGTTTCTTCAGATTTCTGATTCTTCACATAGCATTTTTCCATTGA
- the rgy gene encoding reverse gyrase, producing MHVIYRDSCPACHGPIDSLRLSQGLPCRSCLPNLPKELLAYDENAIEYKRKILSDLLRNPGDYLIMRYRDEELEDFERFFEKIFGRSLWPIQRSWVRRLLDRESFALVAPTGVGKSTLLQLYSLYMAGFGKKIYFITPTRDLSLQTFDRLEKFSRRAGSNSPIYLYTSSTEDLLQDYLDLISKVGGVLITTSAFLSRRFNDVNRIKFDIVIADDLDAILRSSRNAERILELLGYSREIIDYAYKINRLKEDLLFYKFSGRKDLYEKIREEIEVLRANISSYNVSNDVGQLIVATATGRSGMKTRVLQEVLGLEVGGILDYVREIIDAYKEIRDEEDLESILRTLGRGTIIYVSKIFRKKAEDLYKDLRDKGFKIGLAMSGSRDMKRFLEGDLDYIIATASFYGVAVRGIDAPKIVRNTVFLEPPAHIISLDSFLRDPRKLALVLLELSNKSSEAATAYRDLMKIVSKMRSSEIWILRKMLSGEYEVNDSKRELYEKMIEYIDLCMNLMRNSSLDKIVTRIGIIKIPERRVLIPDIMTYIQASGRSSRIYNNTFTLGFSLVLYEDRDLLDLFLRKMKKLYNDFDLRSFDSIDLDRIKKLQDHTRSDLPHREDTLSEAITIKRVLMIVESPTKAKTIARLFGSSSRRSHKGVTVREFSIKVGNNIYVVDVIASLGHVTDLVSDEGLYGVLYEGGFTPVYGFITRCLSCGYQTADKVSRCPRCGSSKMRSQEIIVEILRKLAQSVDLIYIATDPDAEGEKIAFDISNLIAPYNPRIYRIEFHEISRKAILKAFENPRRIDPRIVSSQIVRRIDDRWIGFIASGFLQKKYNMKWLGVGRVQTPVLKWIIDSYSNYKNNLGYWIYIDTSYRSSIGLLRIFVKDRSEAETILKSDSLTVDSVEKIRRVLSPPPPFTTDEMLSSADSVLGFTPEKTMRLAQDLFELGLITYHRTDSTHVSANGIEVAREYVSRVYGKEFFNPRSWGEEKAHEAIRPVYPMNIEEIRESSLAGDLHSLGISESHEKLYELIFRRFIASQMIEADVEYCKIYIDVGGYKTYAEGLCKVYRDGFLRVYNPYKIIPEELQKPGSSIEASNKWVKRGSPTPLLRGGDIIRMMKERNIGRPSTYTKAIGNNLRHGYVIESRIRRYLIPTKLGMKVAEVLQKIHPELLSEKATRDLEVMLDRVAEGGINVDEILKDILRDLSVRYPSEMLKLLEIENIPVKGLIGELLGSGEN from the coding sequence ATGCACGTGATCTATAGAGACTCTTGCCCTGCATGTCACGGTCCTATAGATTCTCTAAGACTTTCTCAGGGACTTCCATGCAGATCTTGTCTCCCCAACCTTCCCAAAGAACTTCTCGCATACGATGAGAATGCTATAGAATATAAGAGAAAGATTCTATCAGATCTTCTCAGAAACCCTGGAGATTATCTTATCATGAGATATCGTGATGAAGAGTTAGAAGACTTTGAAAGATTTTTCGAAAAGATCTTTGGAAGAAGCTTGTGGCCTATACAGAGATCGTGGGTTAGAAGACTTCTTGATCGAGAGAGTTTCGCCCTAGTAGCACCTACCGGTGTAGGTAAATCAACTCTACTACAGCTCTACTCTCTCTATATGGCGGGATTTGGTAAGAAGATCTATTTCATAACACCTACAAGAGATCTAAGTTTGCAAACCTTCGATCGATTAGAGAAGTTTTCTAGGAGGGCGGGCTCCAATTCTCCTATATATCTATATACCTCCTCCACCGAAGACCTTCTACAAGATTATCTGGATCTCATTTCTAAAGTAGGTGGTGTTCTCATAACAACATCTGCATTCCTCTCTCGTAGATTTAATGATGTTAATAGGATTAAGTTTGACATAGTCATAGCAGATGATCTAGATGCTATACTTAGATCCTCTAGAAATGCAGAAAGAATTCTAGAATTACTAGGCTACTCTAGAGAGATTATTGATTATGCTTACAAGATAAATAGGTTAAAAGAAGATCTGTTGTTCTATAAATTCAGCGGTAGAAAAGATCTCTACGAGAAGATCAGGGAAGAGATAGAAGTTTTAAGAGCAAACATCTCATCCTATAATGTTTCAAATGATGTAGGACAACTGATCGTAGCAACAGCAACTGGGAGAAGTGGTATGAAAACCAGAGTTCTTCAGGAGGTTTTAGGACTTGAGGTAGGGGGTATACTAGATTATGTTAGAGAGATCATAGATGCATATAAAGAGATTAGAGATGAAGAAGATCTTGAAAGTATATTAAGAACTCTAGGTCGTGGAACAATTATTTACGTCTCAAAGATCTTCAGAAAGAAAGCCGAGGATCTTTATAAGGATCTTAGAGATAAAGGTTTTAAAATAGGGCTGGCCATGTCTGGAAGTAGAGATATGAAAAGATTTCTAGAAGGAGATCTAGATTACATAATTGCTACCGCAAGCTTCTACGGTGTAGCTGTGAGAGGTATAGATGCTCCTAAGATAGTTAGAAACACAGTATTTCTAGAACCTCCCGCTCACATCATAAGTTTAGACAGCTTTCTAAGGGATCCTAGGAAGCTCGCTTTAGTACTTCTAGAGCTATCAAACAAATCCAGCGAGGCTGCGACAGCTTACAGAGATCTTATGAAGATTGTGAGTAAAATGAGAAGTTCGGAGATCTGGATACTTCGTAAAATGCTTTCAGGAGAATATGAGGTTAATGATAGTAAGAGAGAGCTATATGAAAAAATGATTGAATATATAGATCTATGCATGAATCTAATGAGAAACTCCAGCTTAGATAAGATAGTCACAAGAATAGGAATTATCAAGATACCCGAGAGAAGAGTTCTAATACCTGATATAATGACATATATACAAGCATCAGGAAGAAGCTCGAGGATCTATAATAATACCTTTACTTTAGGCTTCTCACTAGTATTATACGAGGATAGAGATCTCTTAGATTTATTCTTAAGAAAAATGAAAAAACTTTATAACGATTTCGATCTTAGATCTTTCGATAGCATTGATCTAGATAGAATTAAAAAGCTTCAGGATCATACTAGAAGCGATCTGCCACACAGAGAAGATACTCTTTCAGAGGCTATAACTATTAAGAGAGTTCTAATGATAGTTGAGTCTCCTACCAAGGCTAAGACTATAGCAAGACTCTTTGGCTCTAGCTCCAGAAGATCCCATAAAGGTGTTACGGTTAGAGAGTTCAGCATAAAAGTAGGAAACAACATTTATGTTGTCGACGTGATAGCTTCACTAGGTCATGTAACAGATCTTGTATCTGATGAGGGTTTATACGGAGTCCTCTACGAAGGAGGTTTTACACCTGTCTACGGGTTTATCACGAGATGCCTCTCTTGCGGTTACCAGACTGCTGATAAGGTTAGCAGATGTCCTCGATGTGGTAGTTCGAAGATGAGATCTCAAGAGATCATCGTAGAGATACTGAGAAAACTAGCTCAATCTGTAGATCTCATCTATATAGCTACAGATCCTGATGCAGAAGGCGAGAAGATAGCTTTCGATATATCAAATCTAATCGCACCCTACAATCCTAGGATATATAGAATAGAATTTCATGAGATCTCTAGAAAAGCTATTCTAAAAGCTTTTGAAAATCCGAGGAGAATAGATCCTAGGATCGTAAGTTCTCAGATTGTTAGGAGAATTGATGATAGATGGATAGGCTTCATAGCCAGCGGATTTCTTCAGAAGAAATACAACATGAAATGGCTCGGTGTAGGTAGAGTTCAAACACCTGTTCTTAAGTGGATTATAGATAGTTATAGCAATTATAAGAATAATCTTGGGTATTGGATCTATATTGATACTAGTTATAGGAGCTCCATAGGTCTGCTGAGAATATTTGTAAAAGATAGAAGTGAGGCTGAAACCATATTAAAATCAGATTCTTTAACAGTAGACAGTGTAGAGAAGATTAGAAGAGTGTTAAGTCCTCCACCACCTTTCACAACCGATGAAATGCTTTCCTCAGCAGATTCTGTCTTAGGCTTTACACCTGAGAAAACTATGAGACTAGCCCAGGACCTCTTCGAGTTAGGACTTATAACATATCATAGAACTGATTCAACTCATGTATCGGCTAATGGAATCGAAGTAGCTCGGGAGTATGTGTCGAGAGTCTATGGAAAAGAATTCTTCAATCCTAGAAGCTGGGGTGAGGAGAAGGCTCATGAAGCTATAAGACCTGTTTATCCTATGAACATTGAAGAGATCAGAGAATCTTCTCTAGCAGGAGATCTCCACTCTCTAGGTATTAGCGAGTCTCATGAAAAACTCTACGAACTTATATTCAGAAGATTTATAGCTAGCCAGATGATCGAGGCTGATGTAGAGTATTGTAAGATATATATAGATGTCGGAGGTTATAAGACCTATGCAGAAGGACTGTGCAAAGTATATAGAGATGGTTTTCTCAGAGTTTATAACCCCTATAAGATCATACCAGAAGAGCTACAGAAGCCAGGATCCTCTATAGAAGCTTCTAATAAATGGGTTAAAAGAGGTTCTCCTACGCCTTTGCTCAGAGGTGGAGATATAATTAGAATGATGAAAGAGAGAAATATTGGAAGACCCAGTACCTACACTAAGGCTATCGGGAATAACTTGAGACATGGTTACGTGATCGAGAGTAGGATCAGGAGATATCTCATACCTACAAAACTTGGTATGAAAGTAGCTGAGGTTCTCCAGAAGATCCATCCAGAGCTTTTATCAGAGAAGGCTACTAGAGATCTCGAGGTTATGCTAGATAGAGTGGCTGAGGGAGGGATCAATGTTGACGAGATTCTCAAAGATATTCTAAGAGATCTCAGCGTTAGATACCCTAGTGAGATGTTAAAATTACTAGAAATAGAGAACATACCTGTGAAAGGATTGATCGGAGAGCTTCTAGGTTCTGGCGAAAACTAG
- a CDS encoding NAD(P)H-hydrate dehydratase, translated as MVLNISWREAVDTVEMRALEINSSALGVTTLLLMENAGRSVAEEIGRRFRRGSRILVVAGRGGKAGDGFVAARHLKGLGYQVDIMLTSDPESVKHEDARYNLEVLIRSGWKMLRYEGSIPQDYDVIIDALLGTGVRGRVTGSIAEIIRGINSSKSYRVSIDLPSGLDPDSGEDLGICVRADLTITMHAPKKGLLKNKECVGELVVADIGIPPEAWEEIGPGDVEARVRKRERISKKGDSGRVLVIGGSYRYVGAPWITAMAAWAAGSDLVYLASPERVLERAFSPEIIPVELKSEEINSNSIEVLRELIGRVDSIAIGPGIGLSKNTREGVKEILEEISRKGVKVVIDADALKILSELDIRFNWKAILTPHLGEASILLNRSIGNDPDSRREAAKEISSKYEAVVVLKGFVDYVCESSRCRSRSIIGNPDMARGGTGDVLTGVIASLIPRTRTIFEAACAGVIINAMAGELAYMRKGISSPQNLIEIIPEIMKDPLKTFVEIINRKTSKKE; from the coding sequence ATGGTTTTAAACATATCATGGAGAGAAGCTGTTGATACCGTAGAGATGAGAGCGCTTGAAATAAACTCGAGTGCATTAGGTGTCACAACACTTCTTCTAATGGAGAATGCTGGAAGATCTGTTGCAGAGGAGATCGGAAGAAGATTCAGGAGAGGTAGTAGGATTCTAGTGGTAGCCGGTAGAGGAGGCAAAGCAGGTGATGGATTTGTAGCTGCGAGACATTTGAAAGGATTAGGATATCAAGTTGATATAATGCTCACATCAGATCCTGAGAGTGTAAAGCATGAGGATGCCAGATACAATCTAGAGGTTCTCATAAGGAGTGGTTGGAAGATGCTTAGGTATGAAGGGTCTATACCTCAGGATTACGATGTCATAATCGACGCACTTCTCGGAACAGGTGTTAGAGGTCGTGTGACGGGTTCTATTGCGGAGATTATAAGGGGTATCAATTCAAGTAAATCATATAGAGTTTCTATAGATCTTCCCTCGGGTTTGGATCCTGATAGCGGAGAGGATCTAGGGATATGTGTTAGAGCAGATCTTACAATAACAATGCATGCTCCCAAGAAAGGGCTTTTGAAGAATAAAGAATGTGTAGGAGAGCTGGTGGTAGCAGATATAGGAATCCCTCCAGAAGCCTGGGAAGAGATAGGACCTGGAGATGTTGAGGCTAGGGTGAGGAAGAGAGAGAGGATATCTAAGAAAGGTGACTCGGGTAGAGTGCTTGTCATAGGAGGATCCTATAGATATGTTGGGGCACCATGGATCACAGCTATGGCTGCATGGGCTGCAGGAAGCGATCTTGTTTATCTAGCCTCTCCAGAAAGAGTTCTAGAAAGAGCTTTCTCGCCAGAGATCATTCCTGTAGAACTTAAGAGTGAAGAGATCAATTCTAATTCGATTGAGGTCTTAAGAGAACTCATTGGAAGAGTTGATTCAATAGCTATAGGACCTGGTATAGGGCTTTCGAAGAATACTAGAGAAGGTGTTAAAGAGATTCTAGAAGAAATCTCTAGAAAAGGAGTTAAGGTTGTGATAGATGCTGATGCTCTTAAAATTCTTTCGGAACTTGATATAAGATTTAATTGGAAGGCGATACTCACACCTCATCTCGGTGAAGCATCTATACTTCTTAATAGAAGTATTGGAAACGATCCTGATTCTAGAAGAGAGGCTGCCAAAGAGATCTCAAGCAAATATGAGGCAGTAGTTGTTCTGAAGGGGTTTGTAGATTATGTATGCGAATCTTCTAGATGTAGAAGTAGAAGTATTATTGGAAATCCTGATATGGCAAGAGGTGGTACAGGAGATGTTCTTACAGGAGTTATAGCATCTCTCATACCGAGAACACGAACAATTTTTGAAGCAGCATGTGCAGGGGTTATTATTAATGCAATGGCTGGAGAACTTGCATACATGAGAAAAGGGATCTCATCGCCTCAAAATCTCATCGAGATAATACCAGAGATAATGAAGGATCCTTTGAAAACATTTGTAGAGATCATCAATAGAAAAACCTCGAAAAAAGAATAA
- a CDS encoding LSM domain-containing protein encodes MASHQQKPESPLKVLRVSLSKTVMVKLKDGTELIGLMDSVDSTMNIVLREALQVDENERLIARFGRILIRGSQILYVATNYGDTKVLSMK; translated from the coding sequence ATGGCTTCACACCAGCAGAAGCCCGAAAGTCCTTTGAAGGTACTGAGAGTATCTCTTTCGAAGACTGTAATGGTGAAACTTAAAGACGGTACTGAACTGATAGGATTAATGGATTCTGTAGATTCTACGATGAATATAGTTCTAAGAGAAGCACTTCAAGTTGATGAGAATGAAAGGCTTATAGCAAGATTCGGCAGGATTCTTATAAGAGGTTCTCAAATCCTATATGTAGCAACCAATTATGGAGATACGAAAGTTCTTTCAATGAAGTAG